CACCGGCAACGGCTGGGCGACCGACACGCTCGACCGCTCCGTCACGCTCACCAGCGCCGACGCGAAACTCGTGCTCAACCGCCCAGGCAGCTTCACCATCGACACCGTCATCGCCGGCGCGGGCGCCGTGGACATCATCGGCACCGGCGTCACCGCCGTGCTCCGCTCGCAAACCTATGCCGGCGCCACCCTCGTGCGAAGCGGCACCCTGCGCGCAGGCACGGTCAACGTGCTCGCCGCCAGCGCGGGCCTGACCCTTGAGAACGCGGCCTTTGAGTTGAACGGCCACGACCAAACCCTCCAGCGCCTCCACGGCCATGGCGGAAACGGCGCGACGATATTCTACCATGCCGATCAGTCCCTGTCCGACACGACCGCCCCGGCCTACGCCACCCTGACTGTCGGCGCGCTCACCGGCGCGACCGTGCAGCACATGAACGTGGACATGGCAGGTCGGCTCAACGACAAGCTCCAGGTAAACACGCTGGCCACCGGCACGCACCACATCACGCTCCACCGCACCACCACCACCGAAATCGACGATGCGCAGTTCACCTACGCGCTCGACATGCTCACCCTGCCCGCAAACGCGAGTGCCGATCCCTCCGAGTTGAGCATCACCTCCAGCGATTTGGAAATGGGTGCGCACACCTACCGGCTCATCCGCGGCGACGACGGGAGAATTTACCTGTCTGGCGTCGATGCGAACGGCGACGCGCGCAGCCGCGCCGGCGACGCGATCTACTGGACTGCCGGGGTGGCCGGGCTCGACTGGCACTATTCGCTGGACAGCCTGCGCAAACGCATGGGCGAGTTGCGCATGGGCGGGTTGCCCGAAAACGGAAACGTGTGGGTGACCGCCAACACCTACCGCGTCAACGCCGGCGCAGGCCTCGCCGGCGACGGTTTCAAGCAGGACAGCTTCGGGATGACCGCCGGCGGTGACCGGCGCATCGACCTGACTGGCGACCTCACGCTGCTGGCCGGCGGCTTTCTTTCCTTCGCGCGGCACGAGCGGGACTTTGAGAACCACGGCGGCGGTGAGACCTCGGGTTTTGGCTTGGGCGGCTACGCCACCGTGCTGCACAAGGACGGCTGGTATGGCGATTTCGTGCTGCGCGCCGACCGTTCCGCCAACAAACTGCACACCGAGGCCGTGGACGGCTTTGTGACCGCCGCGCGCTACGGCGGCGAAGCGGTGGGCGCGTCGCTGGAACTGGGCCGCCACGTGACAGCGGGCGCCCTCTGGCTGGAGCCCTCGGTGCAGATGGCGCTGGCCCGTTTTGGCGGCGAGAACTACGACACGGAACGCCAGACCGCCCTCCACGAATCCATCCACGTGCGCATCGACGGTTCGACGGCGGCGCAATACCGCCTGCAACTGCGTGGCGGCGTGGATTTCGACCGGTGGCGCCCCTATCTCCGTGTGGCGGAGGTCAGGAGCGACACGAGCGGCGGAAAGCTGCGCGTGGAGGGCCGCGAGTGGGCGCCCGGCTTCGACGGCTGGCGTTTCGAGACCGGCCTCGGCGTCGGCTGCCTGATCGACGCGCAAAGCCAGTTCTATTTTGATTATGAATATAACAAGGCCGACGCCTACGAACGCCCCTGGTCTCTGAGCCTCGGCTATCGCCGGGCTTGGTGAGACGGAGGGAATATCACGGATCACACCATTACCGAGTGGAATTTATGGAGTGCGGTGGCCTGCCACCGCTTTAGACGGGCCGGCTTGCCGGCCCGCCCCGGTTGCCGGTGATGGACTTATGCGCGGCCTGCCCCTGCGTCGAGCCGCGCATGGCGGACGGTCCCACGCGTTTTCGGCCTGACACAAGGCCGGGCACTGCAAAATCCTATCGGCGGCATAACATCAGTTTTTCATTGGGAAATGGTATGACTCACTCGCAAAACGCCCCGGAAAAAAACGAGAACGATTCAGGCGGGCCACTGTAAGCCGCGCCCGAATATGACCGTAAACCAATTTCCGGCGTTTCCCCCGCGCCGTTTTGCCGCGACACTCCGGCTGCTTCGTGCCCATTCCCATGAATACCCGTTTCCGCCTGTGCTTCGCCGCACTTAAAACCATCCTTGCGCTGGCCGTGTGCCTGCCGCTTGCGTCCCTCGCTTTCGCCGCGAAATCCGAACCGGTCTGGCGGTTCCACCTCGGCCCCGGCGCCGCGCCGTCCGGCTGGACCAAGGTCGCCGCAGGCGCCAAATACGACGACGGTGCCGGCTTCGGCTTCGAGTCCACCGACGGCCTCATGCAGGTTGACCACGGCGCGGGCTTCACCACCGCCGACCGCCCTTTTTATTTCTCGGTCGCGCTGCCCGAGGGCAACTATCGCGTCGCCGTCACGCTCGGCGATGCCGACGGAGAATCCGACACCACGGTGAAGGCCGAGTTGCGGCGCCTGATGTTGTCCAACGTCACCACGACGCGCGGCGAAATTGTCCGGCGCGAATTTGTCGTCAACCTCCGTCGCCCCTCCATCCCGGGCGCGTCGGGCAACGAAAGGAAAAACGTCGCGCTCAAGCCCCGCGAGCAAAAGGAGGAATGGTGGGCCTGGGATGAAAAACTCACGCTGGAGTTCAACGGCTCCCGCCCCTGCGTGTCCGCCATCGAGATCACGCCCGCCGACCGCGTGCCGACGGTGTTTCTCCTGGGCGATTCCACCGTGTGCGACCAGCCGCGCGAGCCGTTCGCGAGTTGGGGCCAGATGCTCACGATTTTCTTCGAGCCTTCCATCGCCATCGCCAACCACGGCGAGTCCGGCGAGTCCTATCACGGCGCGCTTGCGGCCGGACGTCTCGCGAAAGTGCTCAGCGTGGCGCGCCCCGGCGACACCGTGCTCATGCAATACGGCCACAACGACATGAAGGTCGTCGATGTCCCGACCTACAAAGCCAACATCAAGAAATTCGTGGAGGCTTTTCGGGAGAGAAAAATTTCCGTCGTGCTCGTCACGCCGCCGCACCGCCGCACCTTCGACAAGGACGGCCGCATCACGAACTCCCACAAAGGCTACCCCGACGCCGTCCGCGAAGTCGCGCGCGAGGAAAAACTCCCGCTCATCGACCTGCTCGAAATGACGCGCGCGTTTTACGAGGCGATGGGGCCGGAGGCCTCCGGCGCGGCCTTCAAGCCCGGCGACGGCACGCACCACAACGCCTACGGCGCCTACGAACTCGCGAAGTGCATCGTCGAGGGCATTCGCGCCGCCAGACTGCCGGTGGCGAAACATATCATCGACGGCCTCCCGCGTTTCGATCCCGCGCATCCCGACGCGCCCGGCTCCGTCAAAATCCCGCCCAGCGCCACCTCGCCCGGCGACACGCCGGACGGAAGCTGAAAAGGCTTGGAAAACCGCGAAGGGCACGAAGGCCGCGAAGCATAAAATAATGACCGCCATATGCGCGGCCAAAAACACATTTATAACAAATCAGAGATCAGCATGATGATTGAATTTATAAGAAACCTTTTCTTAGCAACCTTCGTGCCCTTCGCGGTTATAAAAACGATATTCATATCAAGGCCATGAAACACAATTCTGCCTTCATCGCGATTCCGGGGCTCTTCGCGGTTCTATTTGCCGTCGGCTGCACTTCGCGTCCGTCCGTCCGGGTCGCCGCCGCTCCACAAACCGCCTACCTCTTTACTTACTTCACCGGCAACAGCACCGACGGCCTGCACCTTGCCTGGAGCCGCGACGGTTATAAATGGGAAAAACTCGGCGGTGGTCGCGGCTACTTGAAGCCGGGCGTCGGCGAATCCAAACTCATGCGCGATCCCTGCGTCGTGCGCGGCCCCGACGGCGTTTATCACATGGTATGGACGACCGCATGGGACGGACGGACGATCGGCTACGCGTCCACGCGTGATTTCATGCATTGGTCGGAACAGCGCGCCCTCCCGGTCATGGCCGGCATCGACGGCACCCGCAATTGCTGGGCGCCCGAAATCATTTACGACGACGGGCAAAAGAACTTCCTCGTCTTCTGGTCGTCCACCGTCGAAGGACGTTTCCCCGAGACCGCCGGCGCCTCGGAAAACAGTTACAATCATCGCATCTACTGCACGACCACGACCGACTTCCAAACCCTCGCGCCCGCCCGTGTCTTTTATGATCCCGGCTTCAGTGTCATCGACGCCACGCTCCTCCGCGCGTTTGGCAAGTGGCATCTCGTCGTGAAGGACGAGACCGTGAACCCGCCCAAAAAACACCTGCGCATTGCCTCCGGCGACCATGCCTCCGGCCCGTTCACCGTGCCGCCCGGGCCGCCGGTCTCGCGCGACTGGGTTGAGGGGCCGGCGATTTTCCGGGCGGGCGGCGATTACCTGCTCTATTTCGATGTGTATCGGGAAAAGCACTACGGCGCGCTGCGTTCGCGCGACCTGCAAACCTGGGAGGACGTCACCGCGCAAATCTCCATGCCCGCCGGCGCGCGCCACGGCACCGTCATCGAAGTCCCCCAATCGCTTGTCGACAACCTCATCGCCGCCGAACGCATCATAAACCGGCCGCCGCCCAACGTTTCGACACTGCTGCCTTAAAGTCTTTCCTCTTTATTCTTTCTCTTTCCTCTTTCTCCCGCCTCCTTTTTCACCCGTTGCGCCGAATGGAGGAGAGCAAGAGGAAAGAGAAAGAATAAAGAGGAAAGATGAAAACCAGTTCCTTCACTTTCGCTTTTTTATCATGAAGACCCGCATCCTTCACCCGTTGCTATTTCTCGCCGTGCTTCCCCTGTGCGCCAGCCCAGCCCCGCAAGCATCCGCGCCCCGGCCTGCCTGGGCCGATCCGACCCGCCAGAGCGAGGGTCTGGAAAAACCCTTCACCACCATGGCCGTGTTTCCCGACGAAGCCTCCGCACTCAAGCTGCGGCCCAGACTCTCGCCGTTCCACCGCTCGCTCAATGGCGAGTGGAAATTCCACTGGGTGACGCGCCCGGAGGAGCGCCCGCTCGACTTCTGGCAGCCCGCCTTCGACGACGCCGGATGGAAAACCATGCGCGTCCCCGCCAATGTCGAGGTCGAGGGCTATGGCGTGCCCATTTACACGAATGTCACCTATCCCTGGCGCGAGGTGAAGCCGCCCGACATCGCCGGCGATTACAATCCCGTTTCCAGTTATCGCCGCACCTTCGTGGTCCCGGCGGAGTGGCGCGACCGCGAAGTGTTTCTCACTTTCGACGGCGTCAGTTCCTTCTTCACTGTCTGGCTCAACGGCCACAAACTCGGCTTCAACAAGGACACCCGCACCCCCGCGACTTTCCGCCTGACGCCGCATCTGCGCGCCGACGGCGGCGAAAACCTCCTCGCCGTCGAGGTTTTTCGCTGGAACGACGGCTCCTACATCGAGGACCAGGATTTCTGGCGGTTGAGCGGCATCTTCCGCGACGTCACCCTCTGGAGCACGCCGCCGGCGCACATCCGCGACTTTGCCGTCCACACCCACGACCGCGCCGCCGCCGCCGCTGGCGCCGTCATCACCGCTGTCGCCGCCGGCCCCACCACCGCCAACGCCGGCCCCGCCGCGCGCGACCGCCTCTGGGAAATCGAAGTCCGGGGCGAACTGCGCTTTTATTCCGGCACGCCGGGGCCGGTGTCCATTTCGGCGCTGCTGCTCGATCCCGACGGACGCGAACTCTCCCGCGGCCCCGCCGCCATCGCCGACGCCAACATCGCCACCCTCCTCTCCAACCTCCCCGGTGTCCCAGCCGCCGCCAACGCCACCGCCG
This genomic stretch from Termitidicoccus mucosus harbors:
- a CDS encoding rhamnogalacturonan acetylesterase translates to MNTRFRLCFAALKTILALAVCLPLASLAFAAKSEPVWRFHLGPGAAPSGWTKVAAGAKYDDGAGFGFESTDGLMQVDHGAGFTTADRPFYFSVALPEGNYRVAVTLGDADGESDTTVKAELRRLMLSNVTTTRGEIVRREFVVNLRRPSIPGASGNERKNVALKPREQKEEWWAWDEKLTLEFNGSRPCVSAIEITPADRVPTVFLLGDSTVCDQPREPFASWGQMLTIFFEPSIAIANHGESGESYHGALAAGRLAKVLSVARPGDTVLMQYGHNDMKVVDVPTYKANIKKFVEAFRERKISVVLVTPPHRRTFDKDGRITNSHKGYPDAVREVAREEKLPLIDLLEMTRAFYEAMGPEASGAAFKPGDGTHHNAYGAYELAKCIVEGIRAARLPVAKHIIDGLPRFDPAHPDAPGSVKIPPSATSPGDTPDGS
- a CDS encoding glycoside hydrolase family 43 protein — its product is MKHNSAFIAIPGLFAVLFAVGCTSRPSVRVAAAPQTAYLFTYFTGNSTDGLHLAWSRDGYKWEKLGGGRGYLKPGVGESKLMRDPCVVRGPDGVYHMVWTTAWDGRTIGYASTRDFMHWSEQRALPVMAGIDGTRNCWAPEIIYDDGQKNFLVFWSSTVEGRFPETAGASENSYNHRIYCTTTTDFQTLAPARVFYDPGFSVIDATLLRAFGKWHLVVKDETVNPPKKHLRIASGDHASGPFTVPPGPPVSRDWVEGPAIFRAGGDYLLYFDVYREKHYGALRSRDLQTWEDVTAQISMPAGARHGTVIEVPQSLVDNLIAAERIINRPPPNVSTLLP